A genomic stretch from Vanrija pseudolonga chromosome 6, complete sequence includes:
- the mam4 gene encoding Protein-S-isoprenylcysteine O-methyltransferase, whose protein sequence is MSTNAAHDSNGSPLPSRNGGITGGDPGVSAPFNVVRNRFGAANARPLDEIRNLTPEPALAMPQSYQAKDSIPNTPLAASLISAALGAVAGSALLLASFPLLRWLGAESWTWPRPQLAVYITAMAMFHLLEFWTTAGWNYRKLSVDAFLLNNTAGYHLAHLMGLTEYFISSYFWASKFETVWASWPVLTGVLAILLLAQSFRSLAMVHAADSFSHIVKAVKLDDHTLVTTGVYGYVRHPSYVGFFYWAVATQLLLSNIVSTFAFIVILGRFFSSRITNEEKHLIRFFGNDYVEYKKRVGSGLPFLVK, encoded by the exons ATGTCCACCAACGCAGCACACGACAGTAACGGCAGCCCCCTGCCCTCGCGCAACGGCGGGATTACCGGCGGTGACCCGGGCGTCTCGGCACCTTTCAACGTCGTGCGCAAccgcttcggcgccgccaacgcgcGCCCGCTAGACGAGATCCGCAACCTCACCCCcgagcccgcgctcgccatgcCCCAGAGCTACCAGGCCAAGGACTCGATCCCCAACACGCCCCTCGCGGCCAGCCTCATctcggccgcgctcggcgccgtggcaggctcggccctcctcctcgcctccttTCCATTACTCCGCTGGCTTGGAGCCGAGTCGTGGACCTGGCCCCGACCCCAGCTCGCAGTCTACATCACAGCCATGGCCATGTTCCACCTCCTCGAGTTCTGGACAACTGCCGGTTGGAACTACCGCAAGCTCAGTGTCGATG ccTTCCTCTTGAACAATACCGCCGGATatcacctcgcccacctcaTGGGCCTGACCGAATACTTCATCTCGTCGTACTTCTGGGCCAGCAAGTTTGAGACGGtctgggcgagctggcccgTTCTCACTGGTG tcctcgccatcctccttCTTGCACAGTCATTCCGCTCGCTTGCAATGGTGCACGCTGCCGACTCATTCTCCCACATTGTCAAGGCCGTCAAACTTGACGACCACACCCTAGTTACCACTGGCGTCTACGG CTACGTCCGTCACCCGTCTTACGTCGGCTTCTTCTACTGGGCTGTGGCGACCCAGCTCCTGCTGTCCAACATTGTCAGCACTTTCGCCTTCATCGTCATTCTCGGACGCTTCTTCTCCAGCCGCATCACCA acGAAGAGAAACACCTCATCAGGTTCTTTGGCAACGACTATGTCGAGTACAAGAAGCGCGTCGGCTCGGGTCTCCCCTTCCTCGTCAAGTAG
- the EAF1 gene encoding Chromatin modification-related protein EAF1: MDVDVEQWQLSGAVHDVLDDKQQLVLKDVEAHGAALRSLYGLLKRKRSAGSTFPSVDFREDGDEDLEPGAADAFDGWKEEYRLEAGPSRIVALVLPEPPVPSPPETTIDFPDEPPVVAHMVHVPDVPEASEASESPAPSAATPAAAAAVVVAEKAVLRTSSRTSSRHATPVGSPRPTRSSRPSSPVRAKPPPATVALQDVLPRRSPSALAADLDVPPWEPLDNYSPAATPAPSAALKVLMPLESDYASRVPPLPPIPPGAQGSGHRHRRGSKGDTGKVDTFKLHLTYGLNPLSAGIARSAKCVLTADWRVAQAELRHIRAMERIEAKKSSGRWSLRQPKKHRGPPVPKSHWDWLLEEMEWIQTDFIEERRWKRVVARELAYQIVEWHVSPADEKAELMVGGRGWGSSNDVPVPGKPAPTEPDRAHEGSAEEDVEMLVGQEGEDAEMAEADTNDRPDPTGTEVLEEILPKPAEEKSPDEEAQVKIEVEADADGEADADADGEADADGEADADGEADADADGEEDAEGEAEDDGVGLNEIAKAGEATAQADAEGEQAEGEETERATRGGTVLPNGLILSKRFADVDSLAAARRPLLYLPAEAPTADLGSLPLASSKKPNLPTPPPEDDQSELPICLQELFPDLALYTGPTPPEDGKVHRRHDEAGTSGNRIAHTSRILDIRPVFISHLQPARNHFDPDGDWDLHDGPWYESPRGAADVPPEVVASSSTFFSGRTLRPLNLQPYNPQAKPDNARPEPTWTIEEDKILLKLVTTYPYNWQLIADAFNSERVTIPSDVRTAYDCYERWNTTWGPGKNLPKPAPDAATAASSSGEATAAAGAGTPAAGTPAATTAAATAAKPGTGTPTGATGASAANGQPMEPPPPPGLSKREARAAKQQRYEGSTKKAIRHQALYDAMRRLVRRRDTKTKESLKDQEPKEITVHESHSTTANPNGQPPTPFELVEAKYQRDLRIHEAQQQRRLLAEQQRQAQQAQMRQQQAALMGAAAAAGQVRPPQQAGAVPRVGPNGQPIQMAPSQQQILNAVAAATAVNGRNAALNGATPQLANGVRPPQPGQIPVSQQQQLLQLQAQQQAAVQQAQRQQAVQAQAQAQAQAQAQAQAQAVQAQAQAQAQAQAQAQAQAQAQAQAQHQAQLNAQAQAQAQAQAQAVAQARAASLGAGTPHSQPGLTSPYASAGEVPNGNGDGQLSSPAIQHPGLQSSPQQQAAQALQNQAALQQAQAAAQAQVQAAQAAAMGRVGQMPMQQHLRPQAPGGSPQMVATMSPQQQAQFQQIIASLTANGQQVTPETIRAVQIQLLRNAQVAQAQAQAAAQAQAQAVAQAQIQAQAQAQAQAQAHAQAQAQAQAQAQAQAQAQVAAAAQQAQLSQQGTPQMAMASLGTPQSQQFVRSPSLQRAQAGTPKPPNSQ; this comes from the exons ATGGACGTGGACGTAGAG CAATGGCAGCTCAGCGGGGCGGTTCACGACGTGCTGGATGACAAACAACAGCTGGTGCT caaggacgtcgaggcgcaCGGCGCCGCACTCAGAAGCTTGTATGGTCTGCTGAAGCGCAAACGGTCCGCGGGCTCGACTTTCCCAAGCGTCGATTTCAgagaggacggcgacgaggacctcgagccAGGCGCAGCAGACGCTTTTGATGGCTGGAAGGAAGAGTACCGTCTCGAAGCGGGGCCGAGCCGCATTGTCGCCTTGGTACTACCCGAGCCGCCCGTGCCATCGCCGCCTGAAACAACAATCGACTTTCCAGACGAGCCGCCGGTTGTTGCACACATGGTGCATGTCCCAGACGTGCCCGAGGCGTCTGAAGCGTCAGAGTCGCCCGCACCATCAGCAGCAACGcctgcggccgctgctgctgttgttgttgccgagAAGGCCGTGCTGAGGACCTCGAGCAGGACATCATCCCGGCATGCTACGCCCGTGGGGTCGCcccgcccgactcgctcgtcaaggccgtcATCACCGGTGCGGGCAAAGCCACCGCCAGCGACGGTCGCATTACAAGATGTCCTTCCTCGccggtcgccgagcgcgctcgccgccgacctcgacgtgccGCCCTGGGAGCCATTGGACAACTATTCACCAGCGGCCACGCCTGCCCCGTCCGCTGCCCTCAAGGTATTGATGCCTTTAGAAAGCGACTATGCGTCGCGTGTGCCTCCACTCCCTCCCATTCCACCAGGAGCACAAGGCAGTggccatcgccatcgccgggGCAGCAAGGGCGACACAGGCAAAGTGGACACGTTCAAGTTGCATCTGACGTACGGGTTGAATCCTCTGAGCGCTGGTATTGCTCGCAGTGCAAAGTGCGTGCTCACCGCCGACTGGCGCGTTGCGCAAGCGGAGCTTCGGCATATCCGCGCGATGGAGCGCATCGAAGCCAAGAAGTCTTCCGGTCGGTGGAGCTTGCGGCAACCAAAGAAGCACCGTGGCCCTCCAGTACCCAAGTCACATTGGGATTGGCTCCTTGAGGAGATG GAGTGGATCCAGACCGACTTCATCGAGGAGAGGCGGTGGAAGCGCGTTGTTGCTCGCGAGCTGGCATACCAGATCGTCGAGTGGCACGTCTCCCCAGCCGACGAGAAGGCAGAGCTCATGGTCGGCGGCCGTGGATGGGGTTCGTCAAACGACGTCCCGGTTCCCGGCAAGCCCGCTCCCACTGAACCAGATCGTGCGCACGAAGGCTCAGCTGAAGAGGACGTCGAGATGCTCGTTGGACAAGAAGGGGAGGACGCGGAGATGGCCGAAGCCGACACCAACGACAGGCCTGACCCCACTGGAaccgaggtgctcgaggagatcCTGCCCAAGCCCGCAGAGGAGAAGTCGCCAGACGAGGAGGCCCAGGTCAagatcgaggtcgaggccgacgccgatgggGAGGCagatgccgatgccgacggaGAAGCCGATGCCGATGGAGAGGCtgatgccgacggcgaggctgacgcagacgccgacggcgaggaggatgccgagggagaggccgaggacgacggcgtgggGTTGAATG AAATCGCAAAGGCTGGCGAGGCGACCGCTCAGGCAGACGCCGAAGGTGAACAAGCTGAAggcgaggagacggagcGCGCCACAAGAGGCGGCACTGTTCTTCCTAACGGCCTGATTCTGAGCAAGCGCTTTGCGGAcgtcgactcgctcgctgctgcccgccgGCCGCTGCTCTACCTCCCTGCCGAGGCTCCGACTGCCGACCTGGGGTCACTACCTCTTGCTTCGTCAAAGAAGCCCAACCTtccaaccccgccgccggaggACGACCAGTCCGAACTTCCCATTTGCCTGCAGGAGCTCTtccccgacctcgccctctACACTGGCCCCACACCACCAGAGGATGGCAAGGTGCACAGGCGacacgacgaggccggcacTTCAGGCAACCGCATCGCACACACTTCACGTATCCTCGATATCCGACCAGTCTTCATCTCGCACTTGCAGCCTGCCCGTAACCACTTCGACCCCGACGGCGACTGGGACCTGCATGACGGGCCGTGGTACGAGAGCCCCAGGGGAGCGGCCGATGTCCCACCAGAGGTTGTGGCGTCGTCTTCAACGTTCTTCTCTGGCAGGACATTACGACCGCTCAACTTGCAGCCGTACAACCCCCAGGCCAAGCCTGACAACGCCCGCCCAGAACCGACCTGGACAATAGAGGAGGACAAGATCCTGTTGAAGCTCGTTACCACCTACCCCTACAACTGGCAGCTGATTGCCGACGCTTTCAACTCGGAGAGGGTGACTATCCCTTCAGACGTGCGCACGGCCTACGACTGCTATGAGCGCTGGAACACCACGTGGGGTCCAGGCAAGAACCTCCCCAAGCCTGCGCCAGATGCTGCGACCGCGGCAAGCAGCTCTGGGGAGGCAACAGCGGCAGCTGGTGCGGGCACACCAGCCGCTGGAACTCCGGCAGCGACGACTGCTGCAGCTACGGCAGCCAAGCCCGGGACCGGGACACCAACTGGAGCGaccggcgccagcgctgcCAACGGCCAGCCTATGgagccccctcccccacctggATTGTCGAAGCGAGAGGCGCGTGCAGCCAAGCAGCAACGTTACGAAGGCTCGACCAAGAAGGCGATTCGGCACCAGGCGCTCTACGATGCCATGCGCCGTCTGGTTCGTCGCCGCGACACCAAGACCAAGGAGAGCTTGAAGGACCAGGAGCCCAAGGAGATCACGGTGCACGAGTCGCACTCGACTACCGCCAATCCCAACGGCCAGCCCCCAACACCtttcgagctcgtcgaggcgaaGTACCAGCGCGACTTGCGTATCCACGAGGCTCAGCAAcagcgccgcctgctcgccgagcagcagcgacaggcCCAGCAGGCGCAGATGAGGCAACAGCAGGCGGCACTGatgggtgctgctgccgccgctggccaGGTTCGCCCTCCCCAGCAGGCTGGCGCTGTGCCCAGAGTCGGCCCCAATGGCCAGCCGATTCAGATGGctcccagccagcagcagatCCTCAatgccgtcgcggccgctACCGCCGTCAATGGCAGAAACGCCGCCCTCAACGGTGCTACGCCTCAGCTTGCCAACGGCGTCCGACCACCACAGCCTGGCCAGATCCCTGTttcgcagcagcagcaattGTTACAGCTGCAGGCCCAGCAACAGGCCGCAGTTCAGCAGGCTCAGAGACAGCAAGCAGTGCAGGCGCAggctcaagctcaagctcaagcccaggcccaagcccaagcacAGGCGGTTCAAGCACAGGCTCAAGCACAGGCTCAGGCGCAGGCTCAAGCACAGGCGCAGGCTCAGGCTCAGGCCCAAGCCCAGCATCAGGCGCAGCTGAACGCGCAAGCTCAGGCTCAAGCCCAAGCacaggcgcaggcggtcgCGCAAGCCCGTGCAGCGAGCCTTGGCGCCGGTACGCCACACTCGCAGCCTGGTCTTACCTCGCCATACGCCTCGGCTGGTGAAGTCCCCAACGGTAATGGTGATGGCCagctgtcgtcgcccgccatTCAGCACCCCGGCCTCCAGTCCTCTCCTCAGCAACAGGCCGCACAGGCGCTTCAGAACCAGGCTGCGCTCCAACAGGCGCAGGCTGCGGCACAAGCCCAGGTGCAAGCCGCGCAGGCCGCTGCGATGGGCCGTGTTGGGCAGATGCccatgcagcagcacctgAGACCCCAGGCGCCTGGTGGTTCACCACAGATGGTTGCGACCATGAGCccacagcagcaggcgcagtTCCAGCAGATCATCGCCAGCTTAACTGCGAACGGACAGCAGGTGACGCCGGAGACGATTCGCGCCGTCCAGATCCAGCTACTTCGCAACGCCCAGGTTGCTCAGGCTCAGGCCCAGGCAGCGGcacaagcgcaagcgcaggCTGTCGCCCAGGCTCAAatccaagcccaagcccaagctcaGGCTCAGGCTCAGGCTCACGCCCaggcgcaagcgcaagcgcaggctcaagcccaagcccaagcccaagcccaggttgctgctgccgcacAGCAGGCGCAGCTCTCCCAGCAAGGAACTCCCCAGATGGCCATGGCTTCATTGGGAACG CCGCAGTCGCAGCAGTTtgtgcgctcgccgagcctgcagcgcgcgcaggcggggACACCAAAGCCGCCCAACAGTCAGTAG
- the HDHD2 gene encoding Haloacid dehalogenase-like hydrolase domain-containing protein 2 encodes MPFNPRAIKALLIDLSGTLHIGKELTPRAAEAVERLRNAGVPFLFCSNSTKESEARLLGTLASLGLHASPGELLTSLGACRLYVESRGLRPYLLLSPEAAEEFADLPSCAPAHDAVVVGLYPPAFSYDSLNTAFRVLKREPLYSEPESSARHVDEGHTGATALSDPTPAPSGTATPTAPVLVAPHLSSFQQNAANEAFPAGLSLGVGAYVRALASAASVDPVVVGKPSRGFFELALSRLGQTHGVQLDPHSVVIVGDDAVNDLGAGAIELGLQRVLVRTGKYRPGSEETSPPPDAVYDSFADLVDAILASS; translated from the exons atgcCATTCAACCCGCGCGCAATAAAAGCGCTGCTCATAGATCTGAGCGGCACGCTGCATATCGGCAAGGAGCTGACCCCGcgggccgccgaggcggtggagCGGCTCCGGAACGCGGGTGTGCCGTTCCTCTTCTG CTCAAACTCGACGAAGGAATCCGAagcgcgcctcctcggcaccctcgccaGCCTGGGCCTGCACGCATCCCCAGGCGAGCTgctcacctcgctcggcgcgtgccgGCTGTACGTCGAGTCGAGGGGGTTGCG ACCgtacctcctcctctcgcccgaggcggccgaggaatTCGCCGACCTCCCCtcctgcgcgccggcgcacgacgccgtcgtcgtcgggctgtACCCCCCTGCGTTCAGCTACGACTCGCTCAACACGGCCTTCCGCGTGCTCAAGCGCGAGCCGCTCTACTCTGAGCCTGAGTCCTCGGCGCGACACGTTGACGAAGGGCACACAGGCGCGACCGCGCTCTCAGATCCCACGCCTGCACCGAGCGGCACGGCCACCCCCACCGCGccggtgctcgtcgcgccccaTCTCTCGTCGTTCCAGCAGAATGCGGCCAACGAGGCGTTTCCTGCCGGGCTGAGCCTTGGCGTCGGGGCGTACGTCCGCGCCCTTGCCAGTGCGGCGTCTGTCGACCCCGTGGTTGTAGGCAAGCCGTCCCGCGGGTTTTTTGAGCTTGCACTCTCGCGGCTTGGGCAGACGCACGGTGTACAGCTCGACCCACACTCCGTGGTgattgtcggcgacgacgccgtcaacgacctcggtgccggcgcgatcgagctcggcctccagCGTGTGCTCGTGCGTACCGGCAAATACCGCCCCGGTAGCGAGGAAACATCGCCACCCCCCGACGCAGTGTACGACTCGtttgccgacctcgtcgacgccatcctcgcctcctcgtaG